GGTTTTATTTATGTTCAGTGGTTATTCATACGTGTTTAAGGCTGATGGATGTCACAAAGTTAAGTACAAGACCTTTGGGTTTACAGTTATTGAATTTAATCGTCAATTTTTAAAACCAGATTATGTTTCTGTTTTTAATCAGAGCTTTAAGCAAACATCCGTCTTAGGGTTTCTGGAGTTTGGAACATCTAAGTATAAATCTTATGTTGTAAAGTTGTTTCAGGGAAACCAAAATATAATTGTTTATAAGTCTAATAATTCAGAAGCGGTGTTGCGTATTGGTGAAGGATTGTCAAATCTATTTGAAATAGAGTTGTACAACGCATTAAAATAGTTCCACGTGGAACATTTGTTTTATACAGAAATATTAACTTGCGATATTTTATAAATAGAAGGTCAATATTAGCATAAATTTTCATGAATTCGTGACAAAAGAAAACCAACAAAATTTTTATTTAACCGTAAAAGATTTTTCCGTTTCGGGGGAAGAGTTTCAGCTTTTAGAAAATACCGAATTTGGTTTTTTAGAAACCCATCCGAAACCTTCTTCTGATAAATTACCGGAGTATTATCAAAGTGAGGATTATATTTCGCATACCGATTCTAAAAGAAATATGTTTGAAAAAGTGTATCATTTGGTGCGCTCTATTTCGCTAAAAAGTAAGTTAAAGTTAATCGATACAGTTTCCGTGGGAGAGAAGAGGCTTTTAGATTTTGGATGCGGAACGGGCGATTTTTTACAAACAGCACAAAAGAATAATTGGCAAGTAACTGGAATTGAACCCAATCAACAAGCAAGAACAATTGCCAATAAAAAAACCAATAATTCTGTTTTTGATGTTGATGAACTTTCAAAATTAGAAGAACAAAGTTTTGATGTGATTACACTTTGGCATGTTTTGGAGCATTTGCCAAATTTAGAAGAAGACCTTTGGGCATTTCAAAAACTATTAAAGCCAAACGGTACTTTAATAATTGCTGTGCCCAATTATCAAAGCTATGATGCCAAACACTACAAAAACTTTTGGGCTGCTTTTGATGTGCCGAGACATTTATGGCATTTTGATAAAAATGCCATGATGAAATTAATGCGGAGTGTTTCAATGAAATTAAAAAAAGTGAAGCCTATGTGGTTTGATGCGTTTTATGTGAGCCTGCTTTCGGAAAAATACAAAACTGGAAAGATGAACCCGATTAAAGGAATTTGGATTGGACTGCTTTCAAATTTTAAGGCGTTGACGACAAAAGAGGCATCATCGTTGATTTATATCTTAAATAAGATGTAAATTTTGTTTTTTAGGATTGCTACGGTGTTAATTTGCCTTAGAACAACCTAAACCCTTCTTGGTTTGGCAGCTGTCCTTAAATCGCTTTATTTTAAGTTGATTTTAATAGCCAAAAATTATTTTTAATTAATTAACGATAGTTTTTGATTATAAGTTAAAATGGCACCAATTCGACATCGAATTATACTTTACTTTCTTACATTTGTGCGAATTAAAAAAATAAACTAAACCAGATAATAAAAACATGAAGAATTTAATTTATTTATCTATCGCTATGTTGGTAATGGCGTCTTGCCAAAAACCGAACAAAATTGGATTTATTGATAACGGAACAGTAATAAACGATTATCAAGAAAAGATAGATATCGAAGCAAAGTACCAAACCAAAGATGAGGTTTTTAGAAAACGAGCAGATAGTATTGGTCAAGCTTTTCAGGCAGAAGTTCAAGAAACTCAAAAAACAGCACAAAGAGCGTCGCAACAAAAACAACAAGAGTTGATGGCAGGGCTACAGAAAAAACAGCAACAGCTTCAACAGCAAATGCAAGGAGAGCAACAACAACTAACCCAAGAATTTCAAGCCGAAATTGATTCAGCAATTGCTACAGTAAAAGACTTCGTTAAAGAATACGGAAAAGCTAACGGTTACACCTATATTTTAGGAACTAGCGATGCCGCTTCAACAGTGCTTTACGGTACCGAGCAGAACGATTTAACGCAAACTATCTTAGATGCACTAAATGCTAAATACAAAGATAAAAAATAGGTTAAAATACTGACAATCAATAATTTAAACCCTGTCAATATGGATTGATGGGGTTTTTTATTGTTCTTTTTTATGAAGTAACCGAGTTAACTTTATAGACAAATCGGTTAAAATAATTTTCGAGTTACCATTGCGTTCTATATGGTAAATGGCATCTTGGAGTTCGTCGCTTATTTCCATGATATTGTTTCCGTGAACAAAAGGTGCAAAGTTTTCGAGTTTGAATTTTTCGGTTTTGGGTTCTAAAAAGACCAAATCGGTAGCGTTGTAATTTAAAAGCAATGCTTGCCTGAAAAAATCTAAGCAAAAATTAAGAAACTGCTTTTGGGTTTCGCGTCCCGTTTTGGCAATGTCCTCACTCCATGAAATTAAGTCGTGAATAGCAGCTTTGTTGCCCTTAGCTTTAAAGGCGCTCCGTATCCAGAAAATAAACCAAGTTTCAAACTGAATATCTTCAGAATCCTGATACACCAAATCGCAAGCCTTATTGTAATTACCGTTCGATTGGTGTGCAATTTTAGTAGCTACCGTCGCCTCTAAATGGTAGTCCTTGATCAAAGCCTCTTTAATAACATCTTCGGCTAAAGGCGGAAAGTGCAATATTTGGCAACGCGAACGGATGGTGTTTATAATCTGCTCTTCGTCTTCAGCAATCAATATAAAAATAGTTTTGCTGGGCGGTTCTTCAATAAGTTTTAGAAGTTTATTGGCAGCTTGGGTGTTCATTTTTTCGGCCATCCAAATTAACATGACTTTATAACCGCCTTCGTAAGATTTTAGTGAAAGCGATTTTACAATGTCTCCAGCTTCTTCAACACTAATTAAGCCCTGTTTGTTATCCACGCCCAGTAGTTTGTACCAATCAAATAGATTACCATAAGGTTGCTGCTCTAATAGTTGGCGCCATTCTTCCAGATAAAAACTTGACACAGGTTTATTTTTAACTTTATCGCTAGTGGTAACTGGAAACGCAAAGTGTAAATCGGGATGCGAAAAGTTCTTAAATTTTAAATTACAAGCCGCATTACCTGTATTGTTTTCGGCACCAGAATTAGAACATAATATGTACTGCGCATAAGCCAAAGCCATTGGCAGTGTACCACAACCCTCATTCCCGACAAATAATTGGGCGTGCGGAATCCGACCATTATCAACACTTTTGGTTAAGTGGGTTTTTATGTGTTCTTGACCTAAAACATCTTTAAAAAGCATGAAACAAAAGTAAACGAATTTTTCCGTTTTGAAATTGTATAGCACAAAACGTAAAAAAAAAATGTACTGGTTGTCCGTTTTGTGTCATAATGTTATTTGTTCTGTCAATCTGAACTCGTTTTCAGCATCCCATAACAACTTTAAATATTGATGTTTTATGATGAGAACCTGAAACGAGTTCAGGTTGACATCGAACCCGAACCTTATTATTGATTACGGATATTCAATAAATTTATTTGCCGACCTATCGATAACCAAAGAAAACTATTTGATTTTTCCGTATTTAAGGGAGCTGAAACTTAAAAAGTGCCCTAAAAGCATGAAATTTTAGAGTTTTTAAAAAAACTTGTCATTCTACATCGTTTTCGTTCAAAAACACGTTTTATATAGCTTTTTAATTACTTACATTTGTGAAGCAAATACTTAAAAAAGACAAATAAATTTATATATGAAGACGCTTAACGATTTTAACTTTGAGAACAAAAAAGCATTGATTCGTGTAGATTTCAATGTGCCATTAAATGAAGATTTTGAGGTAACCGATGCCACAAGAATTGTGTCGGCAAAACCAACAATCATCAAAATTTTAGAAGATGGCGGAAGCTGTGTTTTAATGTCGCACTTGGGGCGCCCCAAAGGGGTTCAAGACGAATTTTCCCTTCGCCATATTGTGGCCAAAGTGGAAGACATCTTGGGCGTTGAGGTAAAATTTGTTGATGCTTGCGTTGGTGAAAAAGCCGAAGCTGCCGTTGAAGCCTTAGAGCCCGGCCAAATTTTACTTTTGGAAAACTTACGTTTCCATGCCGAAGAAACAGCAGGTGATGAAGGTTTTGCAAAGCAATTGTCAAAGTTAGGCGATATTTACGTAAACGATGCGTTTGGTACGGCGCACAGGGCGCACGCATCGACCACTATCGTTGCTCAATTTTTTGATGGCAAAAAGTGTTTTGGTAGCCTTTTAGCTCAAGAAATAGAAAGTATAAACAAGGTGATGAAAACTGGTGAAAAGCCTGTATTAGCTATACTTGGTGGTGCTAAAGTGTCTTCAAAAATCACGATTATTGAAAATATTTTAGATAAAGTAGACCACCTAATTATTGGTGGTGGTATGGCATTTACTTTTGTTAAAGCGCAAGGCGGGAAAATTGGTAATTCTATATGCGAAGATGATAAAATGGGCTTGGCTCTAGAAATCCTCAAGCATGCCGAAGAGAAAAATGTTAGGGTTTACATACCGGTAGATACTGTTGCTGCAGATGCTTTTAGTAATGATGCCAACACGCAAATTGTTGATATTAATGCTATTCCTGAAGGCTGGGAGGGTGTTGATGCCGGGCCAAAATCTGTTGAAATTTTCCACGAAGCCGTTATGAAATCTAAAACCATTCTTTGGAACGGTCCTTTAGGTGTTTTTGAAATGGAAAGCTTTGCAAAAGGAACTATTGAACTAGGAAATTCTATTGCTGAAGCGACCAAAAATGGAGCATTTTCATTAGTAGGGGGTGGCGATTCTGTTGCAGCCGTAAAACAATTTGGGTTCGAAGACAAAGTAAGTTACGTGAGTACAGGTGGCGGTGCTATGTTAGAAAGCTTAGAAGGTAAAACGCTTCCTGGAATAGCCGCAATTTTAGAATAAAAAACACTTATATCGCTGTTTTCAGTCAATTTTCTTAAAGAACAAAGTCTTTACAAACAGCATTACTAAAAGTAACACATACTTATTTCAGGATAGTTTTCAAGAAATTTTTAAATTACCTGAAAAAACACGATTTTAGCCATATTAACGTTCTATAAACTGAATGTATTATATGGCTTTTCGTTTTTTAGTTATACTCTTTATTTTTAATGTCGTATCTGCTAGTGCTCAGATAAAAGATACCGTTGCGCTTCAATTGTCCAATAAAAAAATAGATACGGTTTTATCGCAAACCCAAAAACTCTTGCGAGATTCTGTTATTGATGGGCGGCCTAAAAATGTTAAAGCTATTGCAGCCCAAAAAGATAGTGTTGATATTAAAAACTTAAAAGACGATGCTTTTGCTGCAGAGTTGGATGAAAAATGGTTTGAAGAGCTTTACAGTAATGCCCTTTACGATACGATATACAAATCGGTAACTGAGTTAACATTCGAGGAAGTTGATTACCCAGAATTGCCTACCGACACACTCAAGGCCCGCCTAAAAGAACTTGATGCACGAACGCCTTTTAACGTAGAGTATAACCCATCTTTAGAAAGCGTTATAAAATCGTATTTAAAGCACAGACGGGAACATCTCCAAAAACTCATGGTTTTAAGTACGTTTTACTTTCCCATGTTCGAGCGTGAGTTGGATTTATACGATATTCCGTTGGAAGTTAAGTATTTGGCCATTGTAGAGTCGGCTTTAAAACCTCGAGCCAAGTCTCGGGTTGGGGCTACGGGTTTATGGCAATTTATGTTCAGTACAGGTAAAATGTACGGATTGGATGTTAGCAGTTATGTTGACGAACGCAGCGACCCTATAAAATCAACTGAAGCCGCAGCCAAATATCTGGCCAAACTCTACGAGATTTTTGGCGATTGGGATTTGGCACTGGCAGCCTATAATTCTGGACCAGGCAATGTAACCAAAGCCATTCGTCGTTCAGGAGGGTATAAAAACTATTGGAATATCCGCCATAATTTACCAAGGGAAACGGCAGGATATTTGCCCGCTTTTTTGGCCAATATGTATATTTTTGAGTACGCCGAAGCGCATGGTTTTAAAAAGTATAAACCTCAAATGGCTTATTTTGAAACCGATACGGTAAGAGTTAAACAAATGATTACTTTAGATCAAGTTTCTGAAGTTACTGGAACCCCAATTGAGGAACTTCAATTTTTAAACCCTTCATATAAACTCGATATTATTCCGTTTATAAAAGACGAAAACTATACCTTGCGTTTACCTCGTGAGGTTATTGGCGAATTTGTAACCAATGAAGATGACATATATGCCTTTGCCAAAGCAGAGTTCGATAAGCGCGAAAAACCTATGCCACAACTCATCGAAGCAAACCAGCGTTTAAGGTACCGTGTAAAATCTGGTGATTATCTCGGGAAAATATCAAGAATGTATGGCGTGCGTGTTAGTGATATAAAACGTTGGAATGGCTTACGCAGCAACAATTTAAAAATAGGGCAACGGTTAACTATTTTTCCACGAAGACCCAATGTTTCAGTTGCCCCATCAAAGGTCGTGACCAAAAAGCCAAAACCCATATCGGGTGATGTTTTAACCTACACTGTCCAGTCTGGAGATTCCTTATGGAGTATTTCGCAAAAATTTCCTGGAGTTTCTGTTCAAAATATTAAAGATTGGAACGGTATTAGTGGCAATAGACTAAAACCAGGAATGAAACTTAAAATAGCAAAAGGTTAATTCCTTTATAAACCAGTTCAAATTATGCGACATATTCTCTTTTCATTAATGTTCATGCTGTTTTTGTTGTCATGTGGTGACAAAAAAAAGTCTAAGGAACAACGCTACATTCAAGATTCTTCAGGAGCCATCAATAATGTTTCGGTAGTCACCGAAAACGATATTTGGGATGGACGTGTTGGAGAAGCCATTAGGGCGGTGCTGGCAAAACCCATTTATGGGCTTCCGCAAGACGAACCTATGTTTACCATTAGCCAAATTCCACCGGCTGTATTTTCAGGGTTTGTTACCAAAAATAGAACGATTTTAATGGTGAAATTGAATGCTGAATCTGGCATTGATTTTTCTGAAGATGTATATGCCAAACCACAAAAAGTAATTACCGTTTCCGGAAAAACAAGAGCAGATGTTATCAATGTCTTGCAAGAAAACGAATCGAAAATTATTGAAACCTTTCGTAATGCCGAAATCGCCGAAAGGCAGCGCCAAATGTCAAAATCGCCCCATAGTTTTGAATCGATTGAAGAAAAGTTGAATTTAACATTAGATTTCCCTTCAATTTACCGCATAGCCAAGTCGACCGACGATTTTTTCTGGATTAGAAAAAACATTACCACAGGAACCAATAACCTAATGATTTATACGTTACCGCACTCAGCTATTATTAGGAACGATAGCGTGGTGAACCAAATTATCAAAATACGCGATTCGGTAGGGAAACAATATATTGAAGGTCCCGTTGAAGGGTCGTATTTAGCCACTGAAGATGCCTACATGCCGTTTCATGGCGAAACCATTTTAGATAATAAACCCACATTGGAAACCAAAGGCGTTTGGGATGTTAAAAATGCCTTTATGGGCGGCCCATTTATCAATTATGCTATTGAAGATAAAATTAACAAGCGTTGGGTCGTTTTAGAGGGTTTTGCATTCGCACCTTCTGTTGAAAAACGAAATTATATGTTAGAGCTCGAGGCTATTATCAAAACGGTAAAATTAAAATAGAGCAAAACTCATCAAAATAAAAAAGACCAACATGAATTCATGTTGGTCTTTTTATAGGTTTAAGTTATTCTAGTATAATTTTATTCCTTTTTATCGCCATTGGCTTCTTCTTCCTTACTGGCGTCTTTAAATTCTTTAATGCCACTACCTAATCCGCGCATTAATTCGGGTATTTTTTTACCTCCAAATAACAGCAAAACCACTACTACAATCAGTGCAATTTGCCATGGTCCTATCGCTAATGGTAACATATATAAGCTCATAATCTCTATTTTAACGGCAAAGTTAATAATTAAAGTTAAATAAAAACGTTTTCACCATAACTTTAGTATTTCTAAAGGCTAGAGATTAACAATGCTTTACTCGTTTTATAGCAGTAGTATTGAATAAAATCTATTATTTTTGTTTAAGATGAAAGAGGAAAAAAGGAATCAAAAAAAAATAAAAAGGAAACTACTTGATAAGTATCGGTTGGTTGTCCTTAATGAAAATACCTTTGAAGAACGTTTATCATTCAAGTTAACGCGTTTAAACGTTTTTGTAATGGGCTCGTTATTGGCTATTTTTTTAATCGCTCTAACTTACTTAATTATAGCCTTTACGCCGCTAAGGGAGTATATTCCAGGGTATTCATCAACAGCTCTAAAAAAGAAGGCCACAGAACTCAATTATAAAACCGATTCGTTGCAGCAAGCTCTGGTGATGAACGAGCGTTATTACCAATCCATAAAAAAAGTGTTGACGGGCGATGTAATTGGTATTGATTTTAATAAAGATTCCATTGTAGAGGCTGTAAAATTGGAAGCTAGTGAAGTTGATTTAGAGCCCATTGCAGAAGATTCTATTTTACGCGAAAAAGTCGATAAGGAAGATAAATATAATTTGTTTGAGTCGGCAACGTCTGCTACAAATTTTGTGTTATTTCCGCCTGTGAGCGGCGAAATTACAGAACCTTATAATGCTAAAGAAAAGCATTATGCGGTAGATATTGTGGTTGCCAAAGGTACACCGGTAAAGGCCGCTGCCGATGGTATTGTTATTTTTGCCGAATGGACGGCCAGTACGGGTTACGTCGTTATTTTAGAGCACAGTTATGGGTTAATATCGGTTTATAAGCACAACGCTTATGTCACTAAAGCACAGGGCGATTTGGTTAAATCGGGCGAAGTAATTGCTACGGCTGGAAACGCTGGCGAACTATCTACTGGCCCGCACTTGCATTTCGAACTTTGGAACGACGGCTATCCCATAAATCCAACAAACTTTATAGATTTCAACTAAATGGCATCAGTAAAATCGTTTTTAGCAAAACCCTTTGCAAAACTTGTGTACAAGCGCATAAAAAAATGGGCCGACAATCCCATTGAAGTCCAAAAAAAGGTGTTTGAAGCCTTAATTTCTGAAGCTACAGGCACCCATTTTGGAAAAGACCATGACTTTGTTAGCATAAACAGTTATGTCGATTTTGTGAAGCGTGTACCAGTTAGAGATTATGAAGCCCTGAAACCCTATGTGGAGCGTGTTGTTTCTGGCGAAGAAAATGTACTTTGGAAGGGTAAGCCAATTTATTTTGCAAAAACATCGGGTACTACATCGGGGGCTAAATACATTCCTATTACAAAGGAAAGCATGCCTAGCCATGTTGAGGCGGCACGTAATGCTATTTTAATGTACATTCATGAAACAGGTAAAATCAGTTTTGTTGATGGAAAAATGATTTTTTTACAAGGAAGCCCCATATTAAAAGAACAAAACGGTATTCAATTAGGTCGATTATCCGGCATTGTGGCCCATTACGTTCCCAAATATCTCCAGAAAAACAGATTACCGTCGTGGGAAACCAACTGTATTGAAGATTGGGAAACCAAAGTAGATGCCATTGTTGATGAAACCTTACCACAAAACATGACGGTTATTTCGGGCATTCCGTCTTGGGTGCAAATGTATTTTGAAAAAATCCAGCAAAAAACAGGTAAAAAAGTGGGTGAGGTATTTAAAAACTTCAATCTGTTCATTTTTGGTGGCGTTAATTACGAGCCCTATCGTGCCAAGTTTGAGAATTTAATTGGCAGAAAAGTTGATAGCATTGAACTCTATCCGGCCAGCGAAGGTTTTTTTGCATTTCAGGACAAACAAAATGAAAAAGGGATGCTGCTTCAGCTCAATTCGGGCATATTTTACGAGTTTATAAAAGCCGATGAGTTTTTTAACGAAAACCCCAAACGTATCACTATTAAAGATGTTGAAGTAGGCGTGAATTATGTGATGATTATTTCAACAAATGCTGGTTTGTGGGGGTATAATATTGGTGATACGGTTGAGTTTACTTCAACCCAGCCGTATCGTGTTATTGTTTCTGGGCGGATTAAGCATTTTATTTCGGCCTTTGGCGAACACGTTATAGGAAAAGAGGTAGAACAGGCCATGCAGGAGGCTACTGAAAACACCAATATTAGGGTTTCAGAGTTTACGGTAGCACCCCAAATTAATCCAGAGGAAGGTTTGCCGTACCACGAATGGTTTATCGAGTTTGAAAACGAACCGGAAGACCTTTCCGCTTTAGCGCAAAAACTGGATGAATCGCTTCAGAAGCAAAACTCTTATTACTTTGATTTAATTGAAGGGAAGGTTTTGCAGCAATTAAAAATCACACCAGTTAAAAAGGGCGGTTTTCAAGAATACATGAAATCTGTTGGGAAACTGGGAGGTCAAAACAAAATACCGCGATTGGCCAACGACCGAAAAATTGTTGACGCTTTTGCAGGTGTGAAATCGCACAAATAATAGTATCTTTGGCCCGGATTTAATGACAACAATGAGTAATAAAAAACATCACGCACGTACCCGAGCTCAAGAGAGTTCGAACGCTATAGAGCGTATGTATATTACGATGCGCCATTTATTCAATCGTGGGTTTTACAAGCCCATGGGTATTTCGGGCGAAACCTTAAGGGAGGCTCTGCTAACTTTACGTCCTGAAATTTATGGTTCAATAGCCGAAGAAAAAGCCGAACTTGAAGGTTTGCTTTATGTTATCGATAGGCTCCCAATGGGTATTGAACAGTGTTCTTTTATCAATCTAACTAGTGATGAAGGTTATGGTAATTCGCATTTTAAGCCTATAATTCCTGAAAAACGCCGAAGAAACTGCTACAGGATTGATGCCGAGCAAATGAATATTGAGATTACCCGCGGCCGTTCGGATATTTACGATATTTTAACGCACTTAACCTTTTTATTCGTAGAATCCCATAAGATTAGTTCCAAAGTACTTATAAACGAAGATGGCGCCACTACTAGAGATTGGCAAAAATTAGAAAAAGTAGTACTTACTAACAATGAATTATCGCAAGAAGAACGAGAAATAGCCGTAACGCATGTGGCGTCGATTTTAGGTAGGACTTTTAAAGAGCTAATGAATATTTACCATAAGTTTGCTGCACCTGGCCAACCAGAGCGTTTTTTACACATTGTTTATTGGTTGGGCAAATTAGCAATAGACGAGCAAGTTAATTTTAACAAACGAACCATAACGTTTAGCCCCGTACTGAGAGAGCGAATAGGACACCACATTCATGGTGAAATCTGGGCAGACAACATAAAGGACTTTCTTTTTAAAAATAATTTACAGGAAAGGCCCTTACACATTATTAGTGCGAATATGCACAGTGTAATGAATACGCTTTATGCTTACCCTTCATTAAGGCCTAAAAACACCAGCGATAAAGATATTTTTGGTTTATATGAGGCCTTGAGCAATAATGAAAATCAAGCTTTGCGTAATAAAGTAACAAAAGAAGCGTTGAGCAAGGGAATGACCTATTTAAACGATACATCGGGGGCAAATATTGATGTTCAAATATTCGATACATCAAAAATAGAACCGTCGAAGTTGAATATTAATGCCGATGCTTCCAAAATAGAAAAGGAAAAGCCAGTAATATTGGTTATGGACTATGCCTTTGGAGAACAGG
This genomic stretch from Flavobacteriaceae bacterium GSB9 harbors:
- a CDS encoding class I SAM-dependent methyltransferase; the protein is MTKENQQNFYLTVKDFSVSGEEFQLLENTEFGFLETHPKPSSDKLPEYYQSEDYISHTDSKRNMFEKVYHLVRSISLKSKLKLIDTVSVGEKRLLDFGCGTGDFLQTAQKNNWQVTGIEPNQQARTIANKKTNNSVFDVDELSKLEEQSFDVITLWHVLEHLPNLEEDLWAFQKLLKPNGTLIIAVPNYQSYDAKHYKNFWAAFDVPRHLWHFDKNAMMKLMRSVSMKLKKVKPMWFDAFYVSLLSEKYKTGKMNPIKGIWIGLLSNFKALTTKEASSLIYILNKM
- a CDS encoding OmpH family outer membrane protein, with translation MKNLIYLSIAMLVMASCQKPNKIGFIDNGTVINDYQEKIDIEAKYQTKDEVFRKRADSIGQAFQAEVQETQKTAQRASQQKQQELMAGLQKKQQQLQQQMQGEQQQLTQEFQAEIDSAIATVKDFVKEYGKANGYTYILGTSDAASTVLYGTEQNDLTQTILDALNAKYKDKK
- a CDS encoding DNA polymerase III subunit delta', which codes for MLFKDVLGQEHIKTHLTKSVDNGRIPHAQLFVGNEGCGTLPMALAYAQYILCSNSGAENNTGNAACNLKFKNFSHPDLHFAFPVTTSDKVKNKPVSSFYLEEWRQLLEQQPYGNLFDWYKLLGVDNKQGLISVEEAGDIVKSLSLKSYEGGYKVMLIWMAEKMNTQAANKLLKLIEEPPSKTIFILIAEDEEQIINTIRSRCQILHFPPLAEDVIKEALIKDYHLEATVATKIAHQSNGNYNKACDLVYQDSEDIQFETWFIFWIRSAFKAKGNKAAIHDLISWSEDIAKTGRETQKQFLNFCLDFFRQALLLNYNATDLVFLEPKTEKFKLENFAPFVHGNNIMEISDELQDAIYHIERNGNSKIILTDLSIKLTRLLHKKEQ
- a CDS encoding phosphoglycerate kinase; the protein is MKTLNDFNFENKKALIRVDFNVPLNEDFEVTDATRIVSAKPTIIKILEDGGSCVLMSHLGRPKGVQDEFSLRHIVAKVEDILGVEVKFVDACVGEKAEAAVEALEPGQILLLENLRFHAEETAGDEGFAKQLSKLGDIYVNDAFGTAHRAHASTTIVAQFFDGKKCFGSLLAQEIESINKVMKTGEKPVLAILGGAKVSSKITIIENILDKVDHLIIGGGMAFTFVKAQGGKIGNSICEDDKMGLALEILKHAEEKNVRVYIPVDTVAADAFSNDANTQIVDINAIPEGWEGVDAGPKSVEIFHEAVMKSKTILWNGPLGVFEMESFAKGTIELGNSIAEATKNGAFSLVGGGDSVAAVKQFGFEDKVSYVSTGGGAMLESLEGKTLPGIAAILE
- a CDS encoding LysM peptidoglycan-binding domain-containing protein, with translation MAFRFLVILFIFNVVSASAQIKDTVALQLSNKKIDTVLSQTQKLLRDSVIDGRPKNVKAIAAQKDSVDIKNLKDDAFAAELDEKWFEELYSNALYDTIYKSVTELTFEEVDYPELPTDTLKARLKELDARTPFNVEYNPSLESVIKSYLKHRREHLQKLMVLSTFYFPMFERELDLYDIPLEVKYLAIVESALKPRAKSRVGATGLWQFMFSTGKMYGLDVSSYVDERSDPIKSTEAAAKYLAKLYEIFGDWDLALAAYNSGPGNVTKAIRRSGGYKNYWNIRHNLPRETAGYLPAFLANMYIFEYAEAHGFKKYKPQMAYFETDTVRVKQMITLDQVSEVTGTPIEELQFLNPSYKLDIIPFIKDENYTLRLPREVIGEFVTNEDDIYAFAKAEFDKREKPMPQLIEANQRLRYRVKSGDYLGKISRMYGVRVSDIKRWNGLRSNNLKIGQRLTIFPRRPNVSVAPSKVVTKKPKPISGDVLTYTVQSGDSLWSISQKFPGVSVQNIKDWNGISGNRLKPGMKLKIAKG
- a CDS encoding DUF4837 family protein — protein: MRHILFSLMFMLFLLSCGDKKKSKEQRYIQDSSGAINNVSVVTENDIWDGRVGEAIRAVLAKPIYGLPQDEPMFTISQIPPAVFSGFVTKNRTILMVKLNAESGIDFSEDVYAKPQKVITVSGKTRADVINVLQENESKIIETFRNAEIAERQRQMSKSPHSFESIEEKLNLTLDFPSIYRIAKSTDDFFWIRKNITTGTNNLMIYTLPHSAIIRNDSVVNQIIKIRDSVGKQYIEGPVEGSYLATEDAYMPFHGETILDNKPTLETKGVWDVKNAFMGGPFINYAIEDKINKRWVVLEGFAFAPSVEKRNYMLELEAIIKTVKLK
- a CDS encoding twin-arginine translocase TatA/TatE family subunit codes for the protein MSLYMLPLAIGPWQIALIVVVVLLLFGGKKIPELMRGLGSGIKEFKDASKEEEANGDKKE
- a CDS encoding M23 family metallopeptidase, with product MKEEKRNQKKIKRKLLDKYRLVVLNENTFEERLSFKLTRLNVFVMGSLLAIFLIALTYLIIAFTPLREYIPGYSSTALKKKATELNYKTDSLQQALVMNERYYQSIKKVLTGDVIGIDFNKDSIVEAVKLEASEVDLEPIAEDSILREKVDKEDKYNLFESATSATNFVLFPPVSGEITEPYNAKEKHYAVDIVVAKGTPVKAAADGIVIFAEWTASTGYVVILEHSYGLISVYKHNAYVTKAQGDLVKSGEVIATAGNAGELSTGPHLHFELWNDGYPINPTNFIDFN
- a CDS encoding GH3 auxin-responsive promoter family protein; the protein is MASVKSFLAKPFAKLVYKRIKKWADNPIEVQKKVFEALISEATGTHFGKDHDFVSINSYVDFVKRVPVRDYEALKPYVERVVSGEENVLWKGKPIYFAKTSGTTSGAKYIPITKESMPSHVEAARNAILMYIHETGKISFVDGKMIFLQGSPILKEQNGIQLGRLSGIVAHYVPKYLQKNRLPSWETNCIEDWETKVDAIVDETLPQNMTVISGIPSWVQMYFEKIQQKTGKKVGEVFKNFNLFIFGGVNYEPYRAKFENLIGRKVDSIELYPASEGFFAFQDKQNEKGMLLQLNSGIFYEFIKADEFFNENPKRITIKDVEVGVNYVMIISTNAGLWGYNIGDTVEFTSTQPYRVIVSGRIKHFISAFGEHVIGKEVEQAMQEATENTNIRVSEFTVAPQINPEEGLPYHEWFIEFENEPEDLSALAQKLDESLQKQNSYYFDLIEGKVLQQLKITPVKKGGFQEYMKSVGKLGGQNKIPRLANDRKIVDAFAGVKSHK